One part of the Microvirga sp. TS319 genome encodes these proteins:
- the argE gene encoding acetylornithine deacetylase — protein MSPNGQRFTPLEMLAKLVAFDTESDKSNLALIDFVEAYLRSWNVPFVRVPNGTGDKAALYATIGPQDKGGVVLSGHTDVVPVAGQPWTSDPFTLRIENGRAYGRGAVDMKAFDALALALIPEFQAADLKTPIHIMLSYDEETTCLGVVDTIRRFGQDLPMPKAVIVGEPTMLEVVDAHKSVVTFTTTVHGLEAHSSKPYLGASAVMTAAELIAELNRIGDEMMERGDISGRFDPPYTTVHVGVVSGGTARNIISKSCTFHWEFRGLPSQDPHEIPDRLEAFVQNVALKRLTRFGDFGHIETKIHAHVPGLAPEPGSFAETLALRLAGKNRTQTVPFGTEAGHFQAAGVPTVICGPGSINQAHQADEYITLDQLEAGAAFMRRLAATCAKP, from the coding sequence ATGTCTCCCAACGGTCAGCGGTTCACGCCGCTTGAAATGCTCGCGAAGCTTGTCGCTTTCGATACCGAAAGCGACAAGTCGAACCTTGCGCTCATCGACTTCGTAGAGGCCTATCTCCGGAGCTGGAACGTGCCGTTTGTGCGTGTTCCGAACGGGACCGGCGACAAGGCCGCCCTCTATGCCACCATCGGCCCGCAGGACAAGGGCGGCGTCGTGCTGTCCGGCCATACGGACGTGGTGCCCGTCGCCGGACAGCCCTGGACGTCGGATCCGTTTACGCTGCGCATCGAGAACGGGCGCGCCTACGGGCGCGGCGCCGTGGACATGAAGGCCTTCGACGCGCTGGCGCTCGCATTGATTCCGGAATTTCAGGCCGCCGATCTCAAGACGCCGATCCACATCATGCTCTCCTACGACGAGGAGACGACATGCCTGGGCGTCGTCGACACCATTCGCCGTTTCGGCCAGGATCTACCCATGCCAAAGGCCGTGATCGTCGGCGAGCCGACGATGCTGGAGGTTGTCGATGCGCATAAGAGCGTGGTGACCTTCACGACGACGGTGCACGGATTGGAGGCCCATTCGTCCAAGCCCTATCTCGGCGCCAGCGCCGTGATGACGGCGGCCGAATTGATCGCGGAACTCAATCGGATCGGCGACGAGATGATGGAGCGTGGAGACATCAGCGGACGCTTCGATCCGCCCTACACCACCGTGCATGTGGGCGTCGTTTCGGGCGGCACGGCGCGCAATATCATCTCGAAATCCTGCACCTTCCACTGGGAGTTCCGTGGGCTCCCGAGCCAGGATCCCCACGAGATCCCCGACAGGCTCGAGGCATTCGTGCAGAACGTTGCGCTCAAGCGGCTAACCCGCTTCGGCGATTTCGGGCATATCGAAACGAAAATCCATGCTCACGTGCCCGGCCTTGCGCCGGAACCGGGATCGTTCGCGGAGACCCTCGCCCTGAGGCTTGCCGGCAAAAACCGCACACAGACGGTTCCCTTCGGGACGGAGGCGGGCCATTTCCAGGCCGCAGGCGTCCCGACCGTCATCTGCGGCCCCGGCTCCATCAACCAGGCGCATCAGGCGGACGAGTACATCACGCTGGATCAACTGGAGGCAGGCGCGGCCTTCATGCGCCGCTTGGCGGCGACCTGCGCGAAGCCCTGA
- the apaG gene encoding Co2+/Mg2+ efflux protein ApaG translates to MYKAVTRGISVTVTPRYMPEESSPDENRYFFAYTVEIINLGLERVQLRARYWRITDEQGRMQEVRGVGVVGEEPVLGPGESYSYTSGCPLTTPSGTMQGSYVMETATGETFDAAIPAFSLDMPRGKRVLH, encoded by the coding sequence ATGTACAAGGCCGTCACCCGCGGCATCAGCGTGACCGTGACACCCCGCTACATGCCGGAAGAATCCTCGCCCGACGAGAACCGCTACTTCTTCGCCTACACGGTGGAGATCATCAACCTGGGCCTGGAACGCGTGCAGCTGCGCGCCCGTTACTGGCGCATCACCGACGAGCAGGGCCGCATGCAGGAAGTGCGCGGGGTCGGTGTGGTCGGCGAGGAGCCGGTGCTCGGCCCGGGTGAGAGCTACAGCTATACCAGCGGCTGTCCGCTGACGACGCCGAGCGGCACGATGCAGGGCAGCTACGTGATGGAAACCGCAACCGGCGAGACCTTCGACGCCGCCATTCCCGCCTTTTCACTCGACATGCCGCGCGGCAAGCGCGTGCTGCACTGA
- a CDS encoding 2'-deoxycytidine 5'-triphosphate deaminase — MVALKDGIQSADAIRRLAEAGVIKPETPFASDQVQPASLDLRLGRRAYRVRASFLPGRNHTVRDRLAQLSFHEIDLSAGAILETGSVYIAELQESLSLPDGLSAAANPKSSTGRIDVFTRVITDRSQEFDTIGMGYSGPLYAEISPRTFPVLVRTGTRLSQLRLRKGEVRLNDADLHALHRRERIVTSTEPSIQDGVAVSVDLAGFGSDRLIGYRAKRHTGLVDVDKPASCRIADFWEPLYADASRTLILDPGQFYILASKEAVHVPPDYAAEMVPFDPLVGEFRVHYAGFFDPGFGHAGAGGEGARAVLEVRSRDVPFILEDGQIVGRLVYERMAERPQVLYGSGAGSNYQAQGLKLSKHFR; from the coding sequence ATGGTCGCGTTGAAGGACGGAATCCAATCGGCTGATGCCATCAGGCGCCTCGCGGAAGCGGGCGTGATCAAACCGGAGACGCCCTTCGCCTCCGATCAGGTCCAACCTGCGAGCCTCGATCTGAGGCTGGGCCGTCGGGCCTACCGGGTCCGCGCCAGCTTCCTGCCGGGCCGCAACCATACGGTCCGGGACCGCTTGGCGCAGCTGAGCTTCCACGAGATCGATCTGTCCGCGGGCGCCATCCTGGAGACGGGCAGCGTCTACATCGCCGAGCTTCAGGAAAGCCTCTCCCTGCCCGACGGTCTGTCGGCGGCCGCGAACCCCAAGAGCTCGACGGGCCGTATCGACGTGTTTACCCGGGTGATCACCGACCGCAGCCAGGAATTCGACACGATCGGCATGGGCTATTCGGGTCCGCTCTATGCGGAGATCTCGCCCCGCACCTTCCCGGTCCTGGTCAGGACGGGCACGCGTCTCTCGCAATTGCGCCTGCGCAAGGGCGAGGTCCGGTTGAACGACGCGGATCTTCATGCCCTTCACCGGCGAGAACGGATCGTCACCTCCACCGAGCCGTCGATCCAGGACGGCGTTGCCGTGAGCGTCGATCTGGCCGGCTTCGGCTCGGACAGGCTCATCGGCTACCGCGCCAAACGCCATACAGGCCTCGTGGACGTGGACAAGCCAGCTTCCTGCCGGATCGCCGATTTCTGGGAGCCGCTCTATGCGGATGCCTCCCGGACGCTGATCCTCGATCCGGGTCAGTTCTATATCCTGGCTTCGAAGGAGGCGGTGCACGTGCCGCCGGATTATGCCGCCGAAATGGTGCCCTTCGACCCGCTTGTCGGCGAATTCCGTGTTCACTATGCCGGCTTCTTCGATCCGGGCTTCGGCCATGCCGGCGCAGGAGGAGAGGGGGCTCGCGCCGTCCTTGAGGTCCGCTCCCGCGATGTGCCCTTTATCCTGGAGGATGGCCAGATCGTCGGACGGCTCGTCTACGAGCGCATGGCCGAACGCCCTCAGGTGCTCTATGGGTCGGGGGCAGGCTCCAATTATCAGGCACAAGGGCTGAAGCTGTCGAAGCACTTCCGCTAA
- a CDS encoding BCCT family transporter, whose amino-acid sequence MFKRFIINPPVFFGAVTLIGLFLAIGVILPDRAGEVFKDLQAAILKAFGWLYLLAVAIFLATVLLLCMGRYGRLKLGPDESTPDFRFTSWIAMLFAAGMGIGLMFYAVGEPMTHFMAPPTAQPRSVAAMREAMTVTFFHWGIHAWAIYAVVGLSLAYFGYRYNLPLTIRSGLYPLLKERINGPIGHAVDIFAIVGTMFGIATSLGVGVSQINAGLNYLLGVPIGPEIQLPLIAVITALATVSVVSGVDKGVRILSETNLIVAVLLMLFVLVVGPTAQLFRDFVQNLGLYLDTLLLRTFNIYAYEPTPWIDAWTLFYWAWWISWSPFVGMFIARISRGRTVREFVAAVLFIPAGFTFFWMTVFGNTAMFVDTGVAHGALGAAIADDVSVGLFKFFEYLPFTGVTSTLAVLLVAIFFITSADSGSLVVDSIAAGGETRTTTGQRVFWCILQGVVAASLLLAGGLGALQSATVASALPFTFVMLALVWSLLAGMRADLAQQEAQADRTYTPAAQPATGLPWQRRLALILHAPTEAEVDRFIAAQVRPALEQVARELSGRGRTSHVVEEESGAIALRTPAEGVRDFIYGVSRSAQPVPTFLLDAGKPEYRYEARTYFSSGSRGYDIMGMDRDQIITDVLVQFERYLLLVRSPATQLVHGAPEHEPDPPSR is encoded by the coding sequence ATGTTCAAACGCTTCATCATCAACCCGCCAGTGTTTTTCGGCGCCGTCACCCTCATCGGCCTTTTCCTCGCCATCGGAGTCATTCTCCCGGATCGCGCTGGCGAGGTCTTCAAGGACTTGCAGGCCGCCATTCTCAAAGCCTTCGGCTGGCTCTATCTCCTCGCAGTCGCAATCTTCCTCGCCACGGTTCTGCTTCTCTGCATGGGCCGCTACGGCCGGCTGAAGCTCGGACCGGACGAATCCACTCCCGACTTCAGGTTCACCTCCTGGATCGCCATGCTGTTCGCAGCCGGCATGGGGATCGGCCTCATGTTCTATGCCGTGGGCGAGCCGATGACCCACTTCATGGCGCCGCCAACGGCTCAGCCGCGTTCGGTCGCGGCGATGCGCGAGGCCATGACCGTCACCTTCTTCCACTGGGGCATCCATGCCTGGGCCATCTATGCGGTGGTCGGCCTGTCTCTGGCGTATTTCGGCTACCGCTACAACCTGCCGCTCACGATCCGCTCCGGCCTCTATCCGCTTCTCAAGGAGCGCATCAACGGTCCCATCGGCCATGCCGTCGACATCTTCGCTATTGTCGGCACCATGTTCGGCATCGCCACCTCGCTCGGCGTGGGCGTCTCCCAGATCAATGCCGGCCTCAACTATCTCCTGGGCGTCCCCATCGGCCCCGAAATTCAACTTCCCCTGATCGCAGTCATTACGGCCCTGGCCACGGTTTCGGTGGTCAGCGGCGTCGACAAGGGGGTCCGCATCCTCTCCGAAACCAATCTGATCGTGGCGGTCCTGCTGATGCTCTTCGTCCTGGTGGTCGGACCAACGGCGCAGCTCTTCCGCGACTTCGTCCAGAACCTGGGTCTCTATCTCGACACGCTGCTGCTGCGCACCTTCAACATCTATGCCTATGAGCCGACGCCCTGGATCGACGCCTGGACGCTCTTCTACTGGGCCTGGTGGATTTCCTGGTCGCCATTTGTCGGCATGTTCATCGCCCGCATCTCCCGCGGCCGCACCGTGCGCGAGTTCGTCGCCGCCGTGCTGTTCATCCCGGCCGGCTTTACTTTTTTCTGGATGACCGTGTTCGGCAACACCGCGATGTTCGTGGACACCGGTGTGGCCCACGGTGCGCTCGGTGCTGCCATCGCCGATGACGTGTCAGTCGGCCTGTTCAAGTTCTTCGAGTACCTGCCGTTCACGGGCGTCACCTCCACCCTGGCCGTGCTCCTGGTCGCGATCTTCTTCATCACCTCTGCGGATTCCGGCTCGCTGGTCGTCGACTCCATCGCGGCCGGCGGTGAAACCCGGACCACCACCGGCCAGCGTGTCTTCTGGTGCATTCTCCAGGGCGTCGTCGCGGCCAGCCTGCTCCTTGCCGGCGGTCTCGGCGCCCTGCAATCGGCGACGGTGGCCAGTGCCCTGCCCTTCACCTTTGTCATGCTGGCCCTCGTCTGGTCGCTCCTGGCCGGCATGCGCGCCGACCTCGCTCAGCAGGAGGCTCAGGCTGATAGGACGTACACTCCCGCCGCCCAGCCCGCCACGGGCCTCCCTTGGCAGCGCCGTCTCGCGCTCATCCTCCATGCTCCGACCGAGGCCGAGGTCGACAGGTTCATTGCCGCCCAGGTGCGTCCGGCGCTCGAGCAGGTCGCGAGAGAGCTGAGCGGGCGCGGCCGCACCTCCCATGTGGTCGAGGAGGAAAGCGGCGCCATCGCCCTGCGAACGCCAGCCGAGGGCGTCCGCGACTTCATCTACGGCGTCAGCCGCAGCGCCCAGCCCGTGCCCACCTTCCTGCTCGATGCCGGCAAGCCGGAATACCGTTACGAGGCCCGCACCTATTTTTCCAGCGGCAGCCGCGGCTACGACATTATGGGCATGGATCGTGACCAGATCATCACGGACGTTCTCGTCCAGTTTGAACGCTATCTCCTGCTCGTCCGCTCGCCAGCGACGCAACTTGTCCACGGCGCTCCGGAACATGAGCCTGATCCACCCTCAAGGTGA
- a CDS encoding GGDEF domain-containing protein, translating to MDNPLHERRRSVLSLLALGGLLCVVALWWFEHTTGIIADYDRYAYPMLALVFGCSLTVLRLFPNKFTLALLGCYFGVSLYFVAAITTFTLLQAQNNLYIVANTLQWMPLIHVTAFVLFQQRHAIVLSGGVFVASIAPSCLILLIRGPGFWSLELGVLLINAGAVHLLVILSLSFFTVLHAQFEQARVAAAAMENSAHTDALTGIANRRGMEAAFQRLQTDSSVSAVLILLDVDHFKRVNDRFGHFAGDEVLRWVASSITSQLRLGDLAGRWGGEEFVIAAPGTSLSDGAQLAERMCHAISAKGHPIVGAVTISAGVAAWTSDLPLQEALRLADSALYRAKARGRNRIEIAADQPLSCPLDPQVTV from the coding sequence ATGGATAATCCCCTTCACGAGAGACGACGCTCGGTTCTCAGCCTGCTAGCTTTGGGAGGATTGCTGTGTGTCGTGGCCCTTTGGTGGTTCGAGCACACAACGGGCATCATCGCGGACTATGATCGCTACGCATATCCGATGCTCGCACTCGTCTTCGGCTGCAGTCTGACGGTTCTGCGCCTGTTTCCGAATAAGTTCACCTTGGCGCTTCTAGGGTGCTATTTTGGGGTTTCTCTGTATTTTGTCGCTGCGATCACGACATTCACGCTGCTGCAGGCGCAGAACAACCTCTATATCGTTGCCAACACGCTGCAGTGGATGCCCTTGATCCATGTTACGGCCTTCGTGCTGTTCCAGCAGCGTCATGCAATCGTACTGAGCGGCGGCGTCTTCGTCGCATCGATTGCTCCATCTTGCTTGATCTTGCTTATCCGAGGACCGGGCTTCTGGTCGCTTGAGCTTGGAGTGCTCCTGATCAATGCTGGTGCGGTACACCTTCTCGTGATCCTGTCGCTATCCTTCTTCACAGTGCTCCATGCCCAGTTCGAGCAAGCGCGAGTCGCGGCGGCGGCAATGGAGAACTCTGCCCATACGGATGCCCTTACGGGTATTGCTAACAGGAGGGGCATGGAGGCCGCATTCCAGCGGCTTCAGACAGATTCATCCGTCTCGGCAGTCCTGATCCTATTGGACGTCGACCACTTCAAGCGCGTAAACGACCGGTTCGGACATTTCGCAGGCGATGAGGTTCTCCGATGGGTCGCGTCATCCATCACGAGCCAGCTTCGCCTCGGCGATCTGGCCGGCCGCTGGGGTGGAGAGGAGTTCGTGATTGCAGCTCCGGGGACCTCTCTGAGCGATGGCGCTCAGCTGGCGGAGCGGATGTGCCATGCCATCAGTGCCAAGGGTCATCCGATCGTTGGAGCGGTCACCATCAGCGCGGGGGTTGCCGCCTGGACGAGCGACTTGCCTTTACAGGAGGCCCTCCGGTTGGCGGATAGCGCACTTTACAGGGCCAAGGCGCGTGGCCGCAACCGTATCGAGATCGCGGCGGATCAGCCCCTTTCATGTCCACTGGATCCTCAGGTCACAGTCTGA
- a CDS encoding 4a-hydroxytetrahydrobiopterin dehydratase, with protein MTELTRKTCTPCQGGIPPLTPVEAEAFRLQTPEWAIRDDAHRIERTYKFKNFADAFVFVQQAAELAESEGHHPDISFGWGYVTVSLQTKKIKGLHENDFIMAAKLDRGMDELSQR; from the coding sequence ATGACGGAGCTGACCAGGAAGACCTGTACTCCCTGCCAAGGCGGGATCCCGCCTCTCACGCCGGTCGAGGCCGAAGCGTTTCGCCTCCAGACCCCGGAATGGGCCATTCGCGACGACGCGCACCGGATCGAGCGAACCTATAAGTTCAAGAACTTTGCTGATGCGTTTGTCTTCGTGCAACAGGCGGCGGAGCTTGCCGAGTCCGAAGGCCACCATCCCGATATCTCGTTCGGATGGGGATATGTAACGGTGTCGCTGCAGACCAAGAAGATCAAGGGGCTGCATGAGAACGACTTCATCATGGCCGCCAAGCTCGACCGGGGGATGGACGAACTGTCGCAAAGGTGA
- a CDS encoding tripartite tricarboxylate transporter permease, with translation MELFDNLMLGFASALTLQNLFYAFVGCFLGTLIGVLPGLGPLATISMLLPFTFGLEPLSALIMLSGIYYGAAYGGSTTAILVNLPGETSSVVTVLDGYQMARQGRAGVALSTAALGSFFAGCAGTLILAAFAKPLTEFAFAFGPAEYFSLMTMGLVGAVSLASGPLLKAIGMIVLGLLLGLVGTDVASGVMRFTFGLPQLWEGVDFIVIAVGIFAFGEIIASLEHKEVREAYTGKITNLWPSLSDFKQMMPAVMRGSAIGAAVGVLPGAGLSLSSFFAYSLEKKVSKTPERFGKGAIEGVAGPEAANNAAAQTAFIPTLTLGIPGSATMALMLGAMIVHNIQPGPQVMTSNPSLFWGLIASMWIGNLMLVILNLPLVGIWVKLLTVPYKVLYPAILLFCCVGVYSVQNSVFDLFLAVGFGFFGYALKKLECEPAPLLLGFVLGPMIEENFRRAMVISKGDFSIFIHRPISAILLAATAVLILAVALPAIRNRREEAFQES, from the coding sequence GTGGAATTGTTCGACAACCTGATGCTCGGATTTGCGAGCGCTCTCACACTTCAAAACCTTTTTTATGCGTTCGTCGGTTGTTTTCTGGGAACCCTGATCGGGGTGCTGCCCGGGTTGGGTCCGCTGGCCACGATCTCGATGCTCCTCCCCTTCACATTCGGACTGGAACCTCTGTCCGCATTGATCATGCTATCCGGCATTTACTACGGCGCAGCATATGGCGGATCGACAACGGCTATCCTGGTCAATCTGCCGGGTGAAACCTCTTCAGTGGTCACGGTGCTGGATGGATACCAGATGGCACGACAGGGGCGCGCGGGCGTTGCGCTGTCGACCGCTGCTCTCGGTTCATTCTTCGCCGGCTGTGCTGGAACACTGATCCTGGCAGCCTTCGCGAAGCCTCTCACGGAGTTCGCATTCGCATTCGGTCCGGCGGAGTATTTCTCGCTCATGACCATGGGTCTGGTTGGTGCGGTCTCCCTCGCATCGGGACCGCTCCTCAAGGCAATCGGAATGATCGTGCTCGGGTTGCTGCTCGGCCTCGTAGGAACTGACGTTGCCTCGGGTGTGATGCGCTTCACCTTCGGACTGCCGCAACTCTGGGAGGGGGTTGACTTCATTGTGATCGCGGTCGGTATCTTCGCCTTTGGCGAGATCATCGCCAGCTTGGAGCACAAAGAAGTCCGAGAGGCTTACACGGGCAAGATCACTAACCTGTGGCCGTCACTTTCCGACTTCAAGCAGATGATGCCGGCTGTGATGCGCGGTAGCGCCATCGGCGCGGCTGTTGGCGTACTCCCCGGAGCAGGCCTATCGCTGTCCTCCTTCTTTGCCTACAGCCTGGAAAAGAAAGTTTCAAAGACGCCCGAGAGGTTCGGGAAAGGCGCGATCGAAGGCGTTGCCGGCCCTGAAGCGGCCAACAATGCCGCAGCGCAAACGGCATTCATTCCGACGCTCACCTTGGGCATTCCCGGAAGCGCGACGATGGCGCTGATGCTGGGAGCGATGATCGTTCACAACATTCAGCCTGGTCCCCAGGTCATGACCAGCAACCCTTCCCTGTTCTGGGGTTTGATCGCCTCCATGTGGATTGGCAACCTGATGCTGGTGATCCTGAACCTACCACTCGTCGGCATCTGGGTGAAGCTCCTCACAGTTCCCTACAAAGTGCTTTATCCGGCTATTCTGCTGTTTTGCTGCGTCGGCGTCTATTCGGTGCAGAATTCAGTCTTCGACCTGTTCCTTGCGGTTGGTTTCGGATTCTTCGGCTACGCTCTCAAGAAGCTCGAATGTGAACCGGCACCGTTGCTGCTCGGCTTCGTGCTTGGCCCGATGATCGAGGAGAATTTCCGGCGAGCCATGGTGATCTCCAAGGGGGATTTCTCAATCTTCATTCATCGTCCTATTTCGGCGATTCTCCTGGCAGCAACCGCTGTCCTCATCCTCGCCGTAGCCCTGCCAGCCATCCGCAACAGGCGCGAGGAGGCATTTCAAGAGAGTTGA
- a CDS encoding tripartite tricarboxylate transporter TctB family protein yields MRHAKAVLHAALACFFFKSGEDDYASLGNAMKIVRQKDFSSGLLYIILGVAFAVASYGYRMGTASRMGPGYFPFWLGVLMAVIGIVVALGAIRLDAEPQKMEHWALRPLFIILASVLVFGLLLGTFGLVLSTIALIIGSSLASHEFTWRATLINTVVLIVFSLVVFVYALNLQFPVWPTFIAG; encoded by the coding sequence GTGCGGCACGCCAAGGCTGTGCTGCACGCGGCGCTCGCCTGCTTTTTCTTCAAGAGCGGAGAGGACGACTATGCGTCTTTGGGTAATGCAATGAAAATCGTGCGTCAGAAAGACTTCTCCTCGGGCCTTCTGTACATCATACTCGGGGTCGCATTTGCCGTCGCTTCCTATGGATATCGGATGGGAACTGCGTCCCGGATGGGGCCCGGCTACTTTCCATTCTGGCTCGGCGTCCTCATGGCTGTCATCGGTATAGTGGTCGCCCTCGGTGCCATTCGGCTCGATGCAGAGCCTCAGAAAATGGAGCACTGGGCGCTCAGACCTCTGTTCATCATTCTTGCTTCGGTCCTCGTGTTCGGTCTGTTGCTTGGCACCTTTGGTCTCGTGCTCTCCACGATTGCCCTGATCATCGGATCAAGCCTTGCAAGTCATGAATTTACGTGGCGAGCGACACTCATCAATACAGTCGTCCTGATCGTCTTCTCTCTGGTCGTTTTCGTTTACGCGCTGAACCTCCAGTTCCCAGTTTGGCCAACATTCATCGCAGGCTGA